The sequence GGCGCGGTGTCGGCCGATGGCGCGGCGGGCGAAGCCGCCGGCCGCATCCGCATCGACGCGGGCGGCGACATCACCGTGGCTGACGGCGGCCGGGTGTCGGCCGACGGCCGTGGCGCGAACTCGGACGGCGGCAAGATCCGCGTCTGGGCCGAAGACACGGCCACGCTGGCCACCGGCGGCGAGCTGTCGGCACGCGGCGGCGAAGTCTCCGGCGACGGCGGCCACATCGAGTTCTCGGCCACCGAAACCGTCAAGCTCGAAGGCGGCGCGCTCAAGGCCAATGCCACCGCCGGCAAGCGCGGTGCGGTGCTGATCGACCCCAACAACATCGAGGTCGTCTCGGCCAACCAGCACACCGACGGCGCCGACTTCACCCTGATCGCCAACGACAAGATCACCGTCGGCGACAACATCACCATCTCCACCCGCGACATCGCCAACCCCACCACCGGCAACCACGCCACCGACGCCTCGCAGGGCGACTCGGGCGATCTCACGCTGCGCGCCTCGAACGTCGAGCTCAAAGCCGGCAGCCGCCTGCTCGCCCACGCCACGCCGGGCCACACCGGCGGTGACGTGAAAGTCGAAGGCCGCACGCTGGACGCCATCGGCGCCAACCGCGACGTGAACGCCAGCGTGTCGCTGACCGAAGCGACCGTCACCGGCAAGGACATCACCATCCGCTCGTCCGCCGAGACCTCGCTGGTGAACGAGTTGCTCGAAAACAACCCGGCATTGACCGTGGCCGACGCTCAGCGCCAGATCGACCAGGAGCTGGACGACCCCATCGACGGCATCGGCGGCGCCTTCCTCAGCGTCACCACCAAAGCCACCGCCACCACCACCGTGCTGGGCAGCAAAGTCACCGGCAGCGGCAAGGTGACGATCAGCAGCCACGCCGGCGCGCGCTCGGGCTTCGAGAAAATCGCCACCGCCACCACCACCATCGGTGACAGCGGCGCCATCAAGAGCGAGATCCGTGGCGACACGATCGACATCACCTCGACCGCCACCACCTCGCTGTCCTACAAGATCCTCGGCACGGTCACCAAACTGCTCGACCAGAGCTGGCTGCCCGACCCCGACGGTCCGCTGATCAGCGCGCTGGACGACAACCTGTTCGACTTCAACTCGGTGCCGCTGGTGGCGCTGTCCACGGCCAAGGCCACCACCCTGGTCGATGGCGCCTCGCTGATCATCGGCACCGACACGGTGACCATCGGCGCCGATGCCGACTCGGCCGCCAAGCCCACCTTCAGCAGCCCCTTCCTGTTCTCGGCGGCGTGGGGCGAATCCACCGCCGAGGCCCGCGCCCGCGTGGTCGGCACGGCCAACGTCACCGCCACCAACGCGCTGACGGTGCAGGCCCACACCAACACCGAGATCGACGTGACCGCCACGGTCAATTCGATCAACAAGCCGGTCGACGCCACCTTTGTGCGCGCCAACACTCACATCACCACGATCGCCGAGGTCGGTGACAGCACCACGACCACCGGCGGTTCGATCAGCGTCGACGCGCAGACCGAAGCCGAGATCAACGCAGCCGCCGATGCCAGGAACACCGGCGGCAGCGGTGTCGGCCTGTCGCTGGCGATCAGCGAGACCACCTCGACCACCACCGCCACCCTGGGCGGCACGGCCGAAGCCACCACCGGCGATGTGACCGTCACCGCCAATGCCGACATCGAAGAAGGCAACTCGGCCAACGCCGCCACGCTGGGCAACCCCTCGTCGATCTCGGCCAAGATCACCAACTTCAAGGCCGGCATCCAGCGCAATGTGGTGGGCGGCATTCTCAAGGCCACGGGCAAGATCAACCCGACCACCGCCGACCGCCTCACCAGCTTCCTCTTCCCGGGCATCAAGGAAGGCAAGTTCAACGCCGCCGGCGCGGTGGCGTGGAGCACCGGCAACAACACCGCCACCGCCTCGATCGCGCCGCTGGCCGACGTGAAAGCCGCAGGCGGCATCTCGGTCACCGCCAAAGTCACCGACGACCCCAGCTCCAGCGCCGGCGCCAAGACCAGCTCCACCGGCTCGGCCGTAGGCGGCTCGGTGGCCTATGGCAGCTTCGTGAACACCGCCAATGCCTTCATCGGCAAGGGCGCCACGGTCGACGCCAAGGGCGCGCTGCTGGTCGACGCGCAAACCCATGTGCCCTACCCGTGGCAGATCGACTGGGAAGATCCGGACGAGATCCTGAACTTCCTGCAAGGTGGCGTGCTGGACATGTTCCTCACCACCTACTCGATCAACTCGGCCAAGGGCAAGAGCGGCATCGGCCTGGCGGTGGGCGTGAACCTGTTCGACCTGGACAACAACGCCACCGCCACTATTGATGAAGGCGCGCAGATCAACACCCGCTACAAGGCCATGCCCGGTCTGGCCAGCCAGTCGGTCAAGGTCAGCGCCAAGAACGACATCAGCCTCACCGGTGCGGTCGGCATCCTGTCCAAGAAGTTCTTCGGCACCAGCGGCGGCAAGGCGGCCCTCGGCGGCTCGGCCGGGCTGATCAGCATCGACACCAACGCCAGCGCCACCATCCGCGGCAACGCCACGGTCAACAGCGCCAATACGGTCGATCTCGAAGCGATCAACATCCAGCGCGTGGTCACCGTCACCGAAGCGGGCGGCAAGTCCGACAGCGTCGGCGTCGAAGGCGCGGTGTCGATCAACACCCTCACCAACACCTCGACCGCCGCCATCGACGACGACGCCACGGTCGACGCCGGTGGCGACATCACCCTCACCGCCAAGGGCGATCTGGAAAACATCTCGGTCGCCGGTGGCGTGGTCGCCACCAAGGGCCAGGTCGGCATCGGCTTCTCGGTATCGGTCAACACCATCGTCTCCGACGTCGCCGCCTACATCGGCAACTTCGACCCGCTCGGCCTCGACCTCGTGCCGGCGCTGGGCAACATCAGCACCACCGGCAAGGTCAATCTGGTCGCGGCGTCTGAAGTTTCGCAAGGCGCCTACTCGGTCGCCGGTGCGCTCGCCACCGACAGCAAGGCCCAGACCGACATGCCCGCCGGCGCCAGCGACACGCAGGACGGCGCCGGCAGCGGCACGGCCAGCAAGTCCGGCAAGGGCAAGTTCGGCGTGGCGGTCTCGGCCGACGTATCGATCAACGACGTCAAGGCCGACACCCAGGCCTACATTTCCGATGGCGCAACGATCGCCGCCGCCACCGCGCTCGACCTCGACGCCACCAACACGCTCGCCCTGTCGGCCCTGTCCGGCGCGGTCACCATCTCCACCCAGCAAAGCGGCAACGCGCTGGCCGGCTCCTACGCGCAGAACTCGCTGGCCGGCACCTCCGCCGCCTATGCCGACGACGCCACGCTGACGCTCAGCGGCCCGCTCACCGCCGACGCAAAAACCACCGGCACCATCGAGACGCTCTCCGCCTCGGTGGCCGGCACCAAGGGCAAGGTCGGCGTGGCCGGCTCGGTGTCGATCAACGCTATCGACAACGCCACCAAGACCTACCTCAGCAATGTGCTGCTCACCGGCGTGAGCACGGTCGGCCTGACGGCGCTGGATGATTCGACCATCCGCGCCATCGCCGGCGCCATCGCCTTCGGCGGCAAAGCCGGCATCGGCCTGTCGTTCAGCTGGAACCAGCTCGACAACGACACCGAGAGCTGGATCGCCAACAGCGATGTGGACGCCACCGGTCTAGTCAGCGTGGCGGCCACCACCGACAACAGCATCGACACCATCTCGGCCGCCATCGGCGCCAGCAAAGGCCCCATGGCCGGCGCGGCAGCGGTGACCATCAACACCATCGACAACACCACCAAGACCTGGATCGCCGGCACCCGTGGCGGCGACGGCGTCGATAGCGCCGCCAACATCGCGCTGCACTCGACCGACAGCTCGCGCATCTTCGGCCTGGCCGGCGCACTCGGCGCCACCACCGGGTCGGCCGGCGTCGGCGTGACCTTCGCCTGGAACGATGTCGACAACCTCGTCGACGCCCGCCTCAAAAACAACGCCAACGCCGAATCCACGGCCGGCGACGTCACCGTCAAGGCCGATTCGACCACCCACATCGAGGGCATCTCCGCCGCCGGCGGGGTGTCCGGCAAGGCCGGCGTGGCCGGCGCGGGCACGGTCGTGCAAGCCAAGAACACCGTCAAAGCCAGCATCGACGCCGGCTCGACCGCGATTGCCGATGGCAACGTGCATGTCGGCGCCTCGGATGATGTCGACCTCTTCAGCCTGGCCGGCAATGTCGCCGGCGGCGGCAAGGCAGGCATCGGCGCATCGGCCTCGGTGCTGATCACCGACAACACCGTCGAGGCGCGCATCGACGGCAGCGCCACCGGTCGCGGCAAGCGCGCCGCCATCGATGTGCCCACCGGCAAGAAGAACAGCGCCGGCACGGTGCTGACCGAATCGACGCGCGGCGTGGCGGTGACCGCCACCTCGCATGAAGACATCGAAACCATCGCCGCCGGCGGCTCGGGCGGCGGCAGCGCCGGCGTGGCCGGCTCGGCCACGGTCACCGACCTGACCGAAACCACCACCGCCGCCATCGGCAGCGGCGCGAGCATCAACCCGCTCGACGACGGCAACAGCACGCAGGATGTGACGGTGCGCGCCTCGGACGAGACCACCCTGCTCGGCGTCGCCGGCGCGGTCGCCTTTGGCGGCAGCGGCGGCGTCGGCGCTGGCGCCGACGTCGGCCTGATCGACAAGACCACCACCGCCAGCGTGGCCGGCAACGTCAAGGCCAATGACACCGTCACCATCGACGCGCGCAGCGTAGAGGACATCACCTCGGTCGCCGCCTCGCTGTCGGCCGGTGGCTCGGCCGGCATCGCCGGCTCGGCCTCGGTCTACACCGTGGATGTCATCACCAAAGGCGAGGTCGCCGACGGCGCCACCGTGCACAGCGACGGCAACGTCATTGTGTCGGCCGACGACGACAACGAGATCGACATGATCGCCGGCAACGGCGCCTTCGGCGGCAGCGCCGGCGTGGGCGCCTCGGCCGCGGTGGCCATCCTCACCAAAACCGTCACCGCCCGCGTGGGCACCGGCGCCACGGTCGACGCGCTGGGCACCCGGACCGGCGTCACCATCGCCGACGGCAGCTTCACGGCCGCCACCTACACCGCCAACGGCACCGACGAGGGCGAGATCAGCGCGCCGAAGGGCAAGAACACGGACGGCAGCGACAGCCCCGCCCTCACCGACCAGCGCGTCGCCAGCCGCGGCACCGCCACCGGCTTCCAGGGCCTGGCCGTGACCGCCACCAACCAGGACGACGTCGAAACCATCTCGGCCACCGGCTCGGTCGCAGGCAGCGCCGCCATCACCCTGGCCGGCGATGTGAACATCATCACCACCCACACCACCGCCGAGATCGCCGACAACGCGCAGATCAACCAGAACAACACCGGCGCAGGCACGGGCCAGTCGGTGCTGGTCGCGGCGGGCAACGACCACTACCAGATGGGCATCGCCGGCTCCGCCTCGGGTGCCGGCGCGGTCGGCATCGGCGCCGCGGCAGACGTGCTGGTGGCCAAGCACACCACCATCGCCAAAGTGGGCGACTCGGCCGACGTGCGTGCCCGCAAGGACGTGTCGGTGATCGCCAGCGCGCAAGAAGAGATCCTCTCCATCGCCGCGGGTCTGGGCGTGGCCGGCACGGTCGGCGTGGCGGGTTCCACCTCGGTGCTGTCCATGACCAACGTCACCAGCGCCACCACCGGCACCGGCTCGGTGGTCGATGCCGATGGCAACGTGCGCATCATCGCCACCGACCACACCGAAACCGACGTGGTCGACGGCACCCTCGCCATCGGCCTCGGCGGGGCCGGCGTAGGCGGCGCAGTCGGCGTGACGCGCATCGAAAAAGACACCACCGCCGGCGTCGGCGTGGGCGCGACCGTCAATGCCCGCGGCAACAACACCGCCAGCATGCAGGCCCTGTCGGGCAACGACCTGACCGACCGCGACGCCATCACCGGCCTGATGGTCGAGGCCAACTCCAGCGAAGACCTGTTCTCCGTCGCCGCCAGCGGCGCGGGCGGTTTCTACGCCGGCGTGTCCGGCGCGGTCACCGTCACCAGTGTCGATTCAGACACCACCGCCGTCATCGGCAACGGCGCGCTGATCAACCAGGGCGTGACCAACGGCAGCGCGACGCAGGATGTGAACGTCAGCGCCAGGAACCACGCCAGGCTCGACGCCTACACCGGCTCGCTCGCGGGCGGCGCGGCGGGCGCAGCCGGCGGCGTGGATGTGGGCACGGTCAAGAACGACACCACGGCCCTCATCGACAACAACGCGCAGGTCTCAGCCAAACGCGATGTGGATGTGAACGCGCTCACCGACGCCGACATCGACTCGATCACGGTCAGCGCCTCGGGCGGCATCGGCGCAATTGCCGGTGGCGTGTCGGTGTACAGCGTGGGCAGCGGGCTGGACGCCGAAGGGCGCAAGCGCCTCAAGTCCGACAGCGGCGACTTTGGCGATGTGAACAGCTACGCCGACAACCAGGCCAGCGACGGCAGCATCAACAGCCTGCTCGCCGGCTCGGACGACGCGCGCATTCGCAACGCCGGCACGCAGTCGCAGACGGCACGCGCCGGGGTCAGCATTTCGGGCGATCTGGCCGGCGCCAACACGGCCGGCACCACCGCCACCATCGGCGACGCCAACATCACCACCGGCGGCGCCATCGACATCGACGCGCGTCAGGACATCGACGTCAAAGTGCTGGCCGGCGGTGCGTCGGTGGGCGGCGTGGGTCTGGGCGTCGGCGTCGGCGTGGTAGCGGTCAATGCCGGCACGGCGGCCGATGTGGCTGCACTGGCCACACTCAACAGCGGCGGTGCCATTTCGGTAGGCGCCCACACCAAAACCGTCAGCGACCTGACCGGCTTTGCCGGCAGCTACGGCGGCCTCGCCGCCGACGCGGCGGTCGCCATCGTCACCGACAACAGCACCACCCGCGCCGCCATCGGCGACGGCGTGCAAGTGCTGGATGCCACCGGCGTCACGGTGTCGGCCAGCGATGACCGCACCGCCGAGAGCGAAGCGGTCGGCGTCAGCGTGTCCGGCGGCGCGGCCGTCGGCGCCTCGGTGGCCACCGCCACGCTGGGCGGCTCGACCACCGCCAGCGCAGGCGACAACCTGCTAGTCGGCCAGTCGGTGAACACGGTTGATAGCCTGACCGTGACCGCCGATTCGAGTACCACCGCCAAAGCCGAATCGATTGCCGGCAAGGCGGGCATCGGTCTGGCGGCCAGCGGCTCGGTGGCCACCGCCAAGACGACTCCAACCGTCAGCGCCATGATCGGCGACAACAGCCGCATCAAGGTCAGCGGTACCACCAACGTCAACGCGACCGGCCGCAGCAGCGCCGACGCCGACGCCATCGGCGTCAATGTGGCCGGCGGTGTGGGTATTGGCGCCTCGATCGCCACCGCCACCAGCGCACCGGACATCGACGCCGCCATCGGCGCGGGTGCGCGCATCACCGCCAATCAAGTGCGCATCGCCGCCACCCAGGCCATCCTCGGCAGCGGCACCTCGGCCTACGCGCTGGGCGCAGCGGGCGGCCTGCTCGCCGGGGTGAATGCCACCTACGCCGAGAGCAACAACAACGGCAAGGTCGACGCCAAGCTCGGCGACAACAGCGAGCTCGTGGTGGCCAGCAACGTCAATGTGGACGCCACCAACAACACCCGCCAGCGCACCGACGTGACCGGCGTGTCGATCGGCGGCGTGCTCGCCGCAGGTGCGACCATCGCCCATGCCAATTCGGACACCGAGACCCACGCCAGCCTCGGCAACGGCGTACAGGTCGCCAGTCTGGGCGGCCTGACCGGCCTGATCAGCGTCACCGCCGTCGGCACCGACGACAACATTGCCACCGCCGTCTCCGGCAGCGGCGGCCTGATCTCGGGCTCGGCCGCCAGTGTGGGCACCTTCAGCGAGAGCGACACCTCGGCACGCGTGGGCAGCGGTGACGCCACCCACAGCCTGAACGCCGGCACGCTCACGCTCAAAGCCGACCACACCAGCCAGTTCAACGCCAAGGTGGACAGCGTGTCGGCCTCGGCGGTGGGCGCCAGCGGTTCGAGCGCACGCCACACGGTGGAGAGCACGGTGGAGGCCACGGTGGCCGACAGCGGCCGCATCAATGCCAACCATGTCGACATCGACGCCAACAACCGCGCCCACAAGTTCTGGTGGGGCAGCACCTCGGCGGCGGCCGACGCCGCGGCCAATGCCGACAGCGCCGCCTGGAACATCCAGTCCGGCTCGGGCGGCGCGCTCAATGCCGCGGCCGGCAGCAGCCACAGCACGGTCACGCTCGAGACGCTGGCCCGCATCGGCCAGAGCGCTCAGGTGCATGTGCTGATGCCCTCGCTGAATGAGGGCACGTTCAGCATGGACGCCTTCAACGAGGTGATCGGCCACGACAAGTCCAAGCTCGATTCGGGCGGGCTGGTCGCCATTGCGGCCACCGAAACCCACTTCACCGCCACCGGCAACGCGACCGCCGAATTCGGCGCCAGCGCCAAGGTCACCAGCGATCTGGGCGACATCAAGGCCGGCACCCGCTCGCAGGTCGATCTCGACACCCGCTCGTCGTCCGACACCTACGGTCTGGCCGGCGCGCCGATGGGCGAGGCGTACTCGACCTGGACGGGCAACAACAAGGCCATCGTCAACACCGGCGCCCGTCTGCTGGCCGACCAGGGCGGCGTGCATTTGGGCGGCGGGCAGGCCAGCGACGGCACGCGCACCGACATCGAAGTCGACTCCGACGTGCATCTGTGGAACAAGACCGCCTTCCCGATCAACTCCGATCCGGATGCGCGGAGCCGCGTGACCAGCAATGCCTCGGTGCAACTGCTGGGCACCTCGCGCATCGACACCGCTGGCGACATTTCGCTGGCCGCCGACAAGGGCAAGATCGACGCCCACC comes from Denitromonas sp. and encodes:
- a CDS encoding leukotoxin LktA family filamentous adhesin, with amino-acid sequence MSQGALTYLRRQYLCVLRRCAFLNAFSSWLLLAAPMAAVAQPGIVTDGRTATTLTQAGAVTDITTATVKGSNAFNSFSRFNIGSGQTVNLHLPQQAANLLNLVRNERSQIDGVMNAYKDGRIGGNVFFFNPHGMVVGAQGQINVGSLTVATPTPAYMERLIGPGGVIDDAAVDQALRGEIPLSESGLITVKGSVKAARAVQLAAANVNVDGGARIEAGAAAHAGFGALVNIDGLEAGAQMLQDGDTVRIVAANAVNIAGAVSADGAAGEAAGRIRIDAGGDITVADGGRVSADGRGANSDGGKIRVWAEDTATLATGGELSARGGEVSGDGGHIEFSATETVKLEGGALKANATAGKRGAVLIDPNNIEVVSANQHTDGADFTLIANDKITVGDNITISTRDIANPTTGNHATDASQGDSGDLTLRASNVELKAGSRLLAHATPGHTGGDVKVEGRTLDAIGANRDVNASVSLTEATVTGKDITIRSSAETSLVNELLENNPALTVADAQRQIDQELDDPIDGIGGAFLSVTTKATATTTVLGSKVTGSGKVTISSHAGARSGFEKIATATTTIGDSGAIKSEIRGDTIDITSTATTSLSYKILGTVTKLLDQSWLPDPDGPLISALDDNLFDFNSVPLVALSTAKATTLVDGASLIIGTDTVTIGADADSAAKPTFSSPFLFSAAWGESTAEARARVVGTANVTATNALTVQAHTNTEIDVTATVNSINKPVDATFVRANTHITTIAEVGDSTTTTGGSISVDAQTEAEINAAADARNTGGSGVGLSLAISETTSTTTATLGGTAEATTGDVTVTANADIEEGNSANAATLGNPSSISAKITNFKAGIQRNVVGGILKATGKINPTTADRLTSFLFPGIKEGKFNAAGAVAWSTGNNTATASIAPLADVKAAGGISVTAKVTDDPSSSAGAKTSSTGSAVGGSVAYGSFVNTANAFIGKGATVDAKGALLVDAQTHVPYPWQIDWEDPDEILNFLQGGVLDMFLTTYSINSAKGKSGIGLAVGVNLFDLDNNATATIDEGAQINTRYKAMPGLASQSVKVSAKNDISLTGAVGILSKKFFGTSGGKAALGGSAGLISIDTNASATIRGNATVNSANTVDLEAINIQRVVTVTEAGGKSDSVGVEGAVSINTLTNTSTAAIDDDATVDAGGDITLTAKGDLENISVAGGVVATKGQVGIGFSVSVNTIVSDVAAYIGNFDPLGLDLVPALGNISTTGKVNLVAASEVSQGAYSVAGALATDSKAQTDMPAGASDTQDGAGSGTASKSGKGKFGVAVSADVSINDVKADTQAYISDGATIAAATALDLDATNTLALSALSGAVTISTQQSGNALAGSYAQNSLAGTSAAYADDATLTLSGPLTADAKTTGTIETLSASVAGTKGKVGVAGSVSINAIDNATKTYLSNVLLTGVSTVGLTALDDSTIRAIAGAIAFGGKAGIGLSFSWNQLDNDTESWIANSDVDATGLVSVAATTDNSIDTISAAIGASKGPMAGAAAVTINTIDNTTKTWIAGTRGGDGVDSAANIALHSTDSSRIFGLAGALGATTGSAGVGVTFAWNDVDNLVDARLKNNANAESTAGDVTVKADSTTHIEGISAAGGVSGKAGVAGAGTVVQAKNTVKASIDAGSTAIADGNVHVGASDDVDLFSLAGNVAGGGKAGIGASASVLITDNTVEARIDGSATGRGKRAAIDVPTGKKNSAGTVLTESTRGVAVTATSHEDIETIAAGGSGGGSAGVAGSATVTDLTETTTAAIGSGASINPLDDGNSTQDVTVRASDETTLLGVAGAVAFGGSGGVGAGADVGLIDKTTTASVAGNVKANDTVTIDARSVEDITSVAASLSAGGSAGIAGSASVYTVDVITKGEVADGATVHSDGNVIVSADDDNEIDMIAGNGAFGGSAGVGASAAVAILTKTVTARVGTGATVDALGTRTGVTIADGSFTAATYTANGTDEGEISAPKGKNTDGSDSPALTDQRVASRGTATGFQGLAVTATNQDDVETISATGSVAGSAAITLAGDVNIITTHTTAEIADNAQINQNNTGAGTGQSVLVAAGNDHYQMGIAGSASGAGAVGIGAAADVLVAKHTTIAKVGDSADVRARKDVSVIASAQEEILSIAAGLGVAGTVGVAGSTSVLSMTNVTSATTGTGSVVDADGNVRIIATDHTETDVVDGTLAIGLGGAGVGGAVGVTRIEKDTTAGVGVGATVNARGNNTASMQALSGNDLTDRDAITGLMVEANSSEDLFSVAASGAGGFYAGVSGAVTVTSVDSDTTAVIGNGALINQGVTNGSATQDVNVSARNHARLDAYTGSLAGGAAGAAGGVDVGTVKNDTTALIDNNAQVSAKRDVDVNALTDADIDSITVSASGGIGAIAGGVSVYSVGSGLDAEGRKRLKSDSGDFGDVNSYADNQASDGSINSLLAGSDDARIRNAGTQSQTARAGVSISGDLAGANTAGTTATIGDANITTGGAIDIDARQDIDVKVLAGGASVGGVGLGVGVGVVAVNAGTAADVAALATLNSGGAISVGAHTKTVSDLTGFAGSYGGLAADAAVAIVTDNSTTRAAIGDGVQVLDATGVTVSASDDRTAESEAVGVSVSGGAAVGASVATATLGGSTTASAGDNLLVGQSVNTVDSLTVTADSSTTAKAESIAGKAGIGLAASGSVATAKTTPTVSAMIGDNSRIKVSGTTNVNATGRSSADADAIGVNVAGGVGIGASIATATSAPDIDAAIGAGARITANQVRIAATQAILGSGTSAYALGAAGGLLAGVNATYAESNNNGKVDAKLGDNSELVVASNVNVDATNNTRQRTDVTGVSIGGVLAAGATIAHANSDTETHASLGNGVQVASLGGLTGLISVTAVGTDDNIATAVSGSGGLISGSAASVGTFSESDTSARVGSGDATHSLNAGTLTLKADHTSQFNAKVDSVSASAVGASGSSARHTVESTVEATVADSGRINANHVDIDANNRAHKFWWGSTSAAADAAANADSAAWNIQSGSGGALNAAAGSSHSTVTLETLARIGQSAQVHVLMPSLNEGTFSMDAFNEVIGHDKSKLDSGGLVAIAATETHFTATGNATAEFGASAKVTSDLGDIKAGTRSQVDLDTRSSSDTYGLAGAPMGEAYSTWTGNNKAIVNTGARLLADQGGVHLGGGQASDGTRTDIEVDSDVHLWNKTAFPINSDPDARSRVTSNASVQLLGTSRIDTAGDISLAADKGKIDAHHVGIGKDIYREAASGIVSGISNALGGDDVSFDIEGGETVVGGTSTAQIDGTALAGIHRFESLTLEYELVDANGNVVASPVTGTDGRVLWRLKTSKTDGVSYTIDPAVGLAANIQKRIDKLRSLMEQYAGDPVAVGAYESEIKFLQFKLVELGLASGDPNGTNFNTGNWNNPSPKAVKLEEIDQKEAQIDNLSNDIVSTTDSATTTTDGALSAQNTLTGNASTVVVKADSINGNNSAVTANLAGMGNFNAADTDYLSLISLQSSAATLRGDINTLQGQLVTDRSALATSNGTIDTLLGNIATRQSQIDTLLANGGAQSQIDALRALNDTDRSTATTELGTTNSLLAGIATKSAQLDQKASTLNSTYTSINGLQSTLRSRFADGSADAGRLSSIINLQSTNAGLRSDVSTLAGGIDSADSTVSGASTTVAGNLGTVQGLETTLGTAQTDLVALEAQLPGLSDVPANGPIADFIHVDDITVRLGNIDVTADNLIGSGALRAPGDAKISIVNNTPDFLVLGKLTVDSDSGGEVRQNGFLINDNNEIRRINANNVQPTLTLETKHNNNAGLPEIEVISNYDPNSAKNANLPAPAPDIQLADDVSNPLGLVRVYSQAGSIYVDGDIRAAQVDVQADNGDFVQSFVDGFYHSSGDPAANVQGGQTTTPAGKGIVANGSVFISARYLNINGLVQSGIEAWNITLPTTPVLTGPASLFGLNQSTLDQLVVNWKNHGGPQYTALNAAGGTVLFNAALGRIEADASYAHSDMGTAGWAQRTSAFGGLYPLISDYGNIGASYDPSVTGGRFVLDGEAVKGGYIQLYGQILNTAGAASRLKVLDGFGQITVTNPTDRAVVVNNISTGTDADGSGRGIRGVIDITDIQGVDTSNGTSTAIHTVITRENNTVMIDQTGRWEGSVFNPNYRFTGADAGASDGRNTTYDPQTGLRYVWTTATDKSTNTYWHFSGSQFLGISALRTQPSGKVESKSGPFTTGTRRLDDGTYLVRDTSLTGTPLKTNTDTRTTSDYWTKTKEWTDCNWWTICIAQDYHTKWTQTTGTQTITTFSLKADYPINIQFSGRDTGLVAINSKSDVTLNGLINNRFGDTTITAGVNPGVGATSNPALVKAGQSILQGSDNALVTGQSLNFAASYSVGTTGSNANPVNIDLNGGTLNAAVANGNLALRQANGDLSIGIVSAGGNAAAGLGQLLIAADGNLTMAGPLSSISGNKIELVSDNGSIGSLADPVRVKAGFTTNLAERRYYGVTATAREGIFLDSESWIGNLGADLLVSRITSATGDVQVRTPGRIIDNNPFETRDERTYAQLLTLWEELSLLENTTKNAEKQQAAIAAFEAGASQEYRAYWQMRNQQADPSSFDANHTVALSTAQETAMRDSLAQQGKTQTEIDDLVRDYSKDRTDEYRALHDKLYANPVYENVVPTSYQEGFAYTATQAERDAHLNGSSWSEHELGIAFSPGLLKETTDTNPVLKDPNVSGINVTLLADQGIGETGLTRHIDLTQNPGLIADDDKVALAAAERSDLSINGGIASVTQRKPVVVGSNGQLLVTDRAGNAVAGDVFLASESSVNVAAILATGELRLKAAGDIIHGAGPGVAAFMASSLILESAKGSIGSAAQPVLVQLGDNDPLIARADGNIFITQLGNDLAVDTLFSRAGIWLTAPGSIVDAFNTDETNLRAQTLNLLAGGSLGTAGNFLDIGLGPRLESDTDDTGYLTANAGSGAFLRSPSLPLILHQVDAGTEIRVIGGTDVVVEGAVSAPVSVDIAAGDDVRFGGGQITTDTVVISAGSDGTGNVVGSPTAGPDIVASTSAFITAPQGIGSGAPLNVRTPQLDLQADTIDVVATPPTPAQPLMVNASGVGGSMASDVKLDLASTSSVTIGTLFANTSQTTATTPLFTVTDGQLGDYAAFYTPAFAIRVDHQNRAFQPGFDVRAFTLSGQYDMVVTPQSALIGAYIITKNPRKVVFSNPGGVADLRSRGQLNALDHQSKNDKSNRVAAGAAENYATASGGLVFIDPAVFECGEPGEPNACDEL